The window GCTAATAAAAAGGCTCTCATCGCAAGCAGATCCTGGCACTTTTGAAATCATTTATGATCCGAAAAAATTAGAAGAAAAAAAGAGATCGGCTCAATGAAAAAGATGCCTTTTTATAGGAACTCATAGCGAGTAAGAGCTAAGAATTCAAAGTCCATGGAGATCTGAGGCGGAAAGAAAAGGACACAAATTATTTCCCTTTCTTTCCCTATCAGACTACATCATTATGCTTTACTCAATATAACTTCTAGGACTGTGCCCTCCTCAAGGAATTCGTTTCATAGCAAAAGCCAGAGCATGCGATCCACGGCCATAGTAACGGATTTCGCCCTCACATCACCCGAAAATCGGGCGGAATATTCTCTTTATACACGCACAAAACATCCTGCCTATCAAGTACCTCAAATACATCTGAATGCTTGTGGAATCGGTACTGTCCTGTTCATCTTTTCCTTCTACACTCGTGCCTAACCGATCACAGTACCGATCCCTAATGCATCCGTCACCATAGGAGAATGGATCGCGTAGCGTCCGATTGGAAGCAAATATCCTACTGAATTAGAACAGTTAAGAGCGTTTTAGAAATCCGACTTCTACCGAACCGTCATAGACAACGACCTCTTCCGTCCCGTGGGGTGGACACCCCCACGTCTACAAGAACCCTACCGCTTGCTTGGAACCATCATCCCTACAGACACAAAGATTCCCTCAAGAGCCATCATCCAAAACACCGTAGGAAATCAGACGCACATTGTCACTATCGGTGATACTCTTGAGACAGACACGACCGTTACAAATATCCAACCCAAGCGTGTCATCGTTGAGAAAGCAGGACAGCAGAGAACCCTCACCTTAAACGCAACGCCGCTGATAAAATAATTAGAGATATGGCGATTGCCGGATTTTGACGAAAAACAACAAATCTTGATTCAGACAACTAACGACTGACGGCTGATTGCTGAAAACCGAATGCCCATGGAATGAACCCGATAAAATCTTGACAATCGCACTGTATGTCAACTATAATTGTCAAAAATCGTTCTTTATAATAGCAAGTTTTGGCTTGCAAGCTACGCCAAAAGAATTAAAAGAATAGGAATGCGTCGTGATGAACCATACAACACCGAAAGTTACCGTTGTTGGCAGTTTGAATGTTGATCTGGTGTGTCACGCGACACACCGACCGAACAAAGGAGAAACGCTCATCGGTGATGCTTTTGATATTTTCACGGGTGGGAAAGGATTTAATCAAGCAACTGCTGCCGCACGATTGGGTGCTGAAGTCACGCTTATCGGAAGTGTTGGCGCGGATCTTTTTGGAGATATGCTGCTCACAGCGACAGCAAATGAACATATTGACAGCAGGTTTGTCACAAAACGTACGAACGTTGGTACAGGTGTTGCAACTATCGTGATTGAACCGGATGGCGACAATAGCATTATCGTCGTGCCGCGCGCAAATATGGCACTCACAACAGCGGATATAGATGCCGCTGCCGATTGGATCGCGGACGCGGATGTACTCCTTTTGCAATTAGAAACACCGATTGCAGCGTCCGAACATGCTGCAGCAATTGCCAAGAGACACGACACACGGGTAATATTAAATCCCGCACCGGCGCAACCACTACCGGATAGTCTTTTGAGATACGTTGATATTCTCACACCAAACCAATCCGAGACGGAGTTACTATCGCGGTTGAAGGTGAGTAATCACGAAGAGGCGTGCCGCGCAGCAGAGGTGCTACGCGCTCGGATGGTGGATACCGTAGATGCTGCTGTCGTGCTAACGCTTGGAGAACAGGGTGCATTGATGTTGACAGCCACATCATCTGAACATATCTCCGCGCTGCCTGTTGAACCTGTAGATACTACAGGCGCAGGCGATGCTTTTTGTGGCGCACTCGCAACCGCCTTGGCGAGCGGTGAAACCTTACATTCAGCAGTTGCGTTTGCAAATGCCGCTGGCGCGGCAGCGGTCACTGTTACGGGTGCAACACCTTCCATGCCGACACGCGCGAAAATTGAATGTCTATTAGAATCTGAAAAATAAAAACCTTAGGGTAGAGAAACCATATTCTGTAGTTCATCAAAGGAAAAAATAAAATGAAAAAAACAGTGCTAAATCCCACATTTATTGTGCTAATTGTATGCTTAGGATTCAATACATCTTTCCTACAAATTTCCTCCGCGGCGGAAAAATGGGAATCGAACATGAGAAAAGACTTCTCAAAGATGTTGCGGGAGAAGAAAAAACCCGCGGAGAAACATCGCGAACTCATCCTCAAGTGGCAGAAAGAGGGACGACTTTCCACACTTCTGACGCTTTATACGGCGGCGAATGAGAATCGCCAGGCACAGGAGCCTTCATCCGCCAAAATTGAGGCAGCGTTCTACTACGGTTTAGGCTACGTACATGCCCTCCAAGCTACGGAAACCGGTGAAGAACTAAATACTGCAATTACCTATTTGCAACGCGCACTTGAGATTAATCCAGATCTATTTTGGGCGCGCTTCAACCTCGGCGGTATCTATCAGGAACAAGGCAAAGACGAATTGGCACTTGCTGAATTTGAGTCTTGCATCGATTTAAACCCGAGTTACTACCCTGTTTACTATCGCATCGGTGAGATTCATTTGAAACGGCAGCACTACCCGGAGGCACTCCACGCCTTCGAGTCAGCACGGAAGTTGAATCGGAAGTGGGAGTATCCGCAATACGGTATCGGTTTAGTCTACTTCGCACAAGGTGAGATAGACCGCGCCCGAGAGGCATTTGAGAATATTACCCGTCAAAAAAAGAAGTTCGCTCCCGCCTACTTCAAACTTGGACAGGTGCTTGCCATGGAAGGTTTCTTTGATGATGCATTGAAAGAATACGCCAAAGGGTCCCAACATCAAGACTACTCCGGACAGGTGCTTTACGAGTTGGCGGTTATCTTCGATGAAAAAGGCAATACAGATGGAGCAATTCGGCTATATCAACGCACAATTGAGGTTGAACCAACCCATGCAAAAGCACATTTCGCGCTTGGAGAAGTCCTCTATGCAAGTGGTGATACCGTGACAGCGGTCCAACACTATCTACAAGCATTGGCACTCACGCCAAGCATTACGGACACTTTCTATGAACCGCTTGAACCTTACTTCGCCGGATTGATGACCCCAGATGAAGCGATGCCACTTTTAGAGAAAGCGATGCTTGTTCTCCCTGACGATCCACGCTCTCACTTTTATGCAGGCATCATTAAGGCGGACGTAGGCAACATTGAAAAAGCCATTGAACATTACGAAAAGACGCTTGAAATTATTGAGGCGGACGCGAGTTATCTACAAATTGAACTCACTTTGGGAAACCTTAACGATGTTTATTTCAAACTTGGTGAACTTTATCACCAACAGGGAGATGTAAACACTGCTGTTGCCTACTTTAAACGTGCCTTGGAATTAAATCCAGAATTGGCAGATAGATTTATCACACAGGGACAACGCGCTTTCGATGCAGGCAACTACCAAGAAGCCATTGAGCCGTTAAATACACACCTCCTACTGTTTCCAGAAGACATCAGTGCTACCTATCTGCTGGGGCAAAGTTACGAGGCTGATAGCGATACAGATAGCGCACTTGTTTTTTATGAACGCACTTTGGCATTAGACCCACAGCGACCAGATGTGCTTCTCAAGATGGCTCACATTTATCGTGGACGCGAGGCACATCAACAGGCGGTTAACACCTTACAACGAATTATTGAAATCGCGCCTGAAACGACTGAAGCACACTATCTGCTGGCACTCTCTTATCTTTCACTAAAGCAGCCTGATGATGCGTTATCCGCATTTCTTGCTACTGTTCGGTTGCGTCCAGACGATGTCGCAGCACACTACCACGCGGCAATCGTTTTTGAGCAGAAGGGCGAGATAGACAACGCCATTGCACATTATGAGAAAACGATTACGCTTGATACAACGCTGCTTGAAAACGACATAGGCAGGAGCTTACAAACTCCCTTGCCGGGCGTTGAAGCAACAGAAGCGGAGCCCTTTTTCCGACTCGGTGCGATCTATCGTGAACGCAACGACGAGGATAATATCATCCGTGTGTATCAACCTGCATTGGAAATAGAGCCTGCGCATCCAGAACTTCATCACCTCCTTGCTGTTATTTTTGAGAAGCGGGACGAGCGTGAAGATGCGATTCGGTACTACGGATTAGCGAATCAGTACAACCCGGAAAAATTCGATTGGCACTATAGTTATGCACGCGTGCTTGACCGACACGCTGAAACGCTCGGAGATGACTATCATAAACATGCTGAGATGGCTGTTACAGAGTACACGACAACCATTGCGCTGAATCCGGACTATATAGATGCTTACTTTTATCGCGGGATGCTCACGCTTCGTTATAGGCAGATAGGCAAAACGCTTTATCGCTATAGCCAAATTTTAGAGGATTTCAGGCAAGTGGCTGAATTCCAACCCAGAAATCGTGAAGCGAACTACCAGCTCGGGGTCATTTACCTTGAAATTGATCGGCATCGTCTCGCCAAAGAAGTTTTTAAGAAGATGCTCTCTTACGCGCCAAAATATAGGGGCATCCATCTGCACCTGGGACAGATTGCGGAATGGGAGCAGATGTGGAAACAGGCAATTCAGCACTATGAAGCGGAAGCCGCGCTTATTCAACAACCGCCTGAAGAAAGCGATGATATTGCCGTCAAAACGTATCAACGTCTCGGTAATCTCTACTATGCACACGCCTTAGATTACAATGCGGCGAAAGAGACGTTGGAGAAGGCACTTGCTTTAGATGATACACACGTGCAAACGCTGCTCAACTACGGTAATAATCTTTTCAGTATGGATTTACTCGGCGCAGCTGCAGAACAATTTGAACGAGTGATACAACTGGAACCGGGCAACTTGACAGCGAACTATAACTTGGCGTTGATGTATGAATATACAGAAAAGAGCGCACAAGCGAAAGCCCAGTGGCAACGTTTTCTCGATCTTGATCCACCGGAGCAGTGGAAAAATGAGGCAAAAAAACACCTGAATCAATAACGCCTATGGATGTTACGCATCTGCGTGCGACGCTTCAGACCGCTTTCATTGGTTGTCAAATCGAACACCATACGCAAGTTGCCTCTACCAACGACATCGGTATTACGCGTGGGAAAACCGGTGCAGCAGAGGGAACCCTCATCATTGCGGAACATCAGACCGCTGGACGCGGGAGATATGGCAGGAAATGGAGTGCTCCCCCCAGAAAGAGTCTTCTTGTGTCCGTTGTGCTTAGGCATCGCTTGCTTCGCGATCAAGTTGCGCTTCCCAATCTCATCGGTGCAATCGCCATTGCACAGGCACTTCGCACAACACACAAACTTGATGCCCGGATTAAGGTGCCTAACGATGTCCGGATCAAGGGAAAAAAGGTGGCGGGTGTACTCACAGAACTTGCTTACGATGACCAGCAGCACCCGTTTTTTGTCTTGGGTTTTGGCGTGAATGTCAATAGCACTTTAGAGGATTTCCCGCCGGAACTGCGTGAAACGGCAACCTCTGTACGGATAGCAGCTGCCCGTATGGGAAACCAGGACGCTGAGATCTGCCGAACCTCGTTGTTACAAATCATACTTTGTCAATTGGAAAAAACCTACCAGCAATTGAAAACAGGTGAGACAGATTTAATCATGCGGCAGTTTGAGGCGTTACAGGAAAGGACATCACATGAAGACGATCGTTAGTGCTTGTCTCTTGGGTGTGCGCTGTCGATACGACGGCGGCGACAGCCAAAATGAAACAGCGATGAAACAGAAGGAAACGTCCGAACTCATTCCTGTCTGTCCCGAAGAGTCTGGCGGGTTGCCAACGCCGCGTCCTCCGGCAGAGATTGTCGGCGGCGATGGTGAGGATGTCCTAAACGGTAAGGCAAAAGTTATGACTGTTGATGGGAGAGATGTGACTGATGCCTATTTAAAGGGTGCCCATCACGCCTTACAAGTCGCACAAGCACACGGGGCAACGCAGGTGATTCTCAAAGCGAGAAGTCCATCCTGTGGCTGCGGCGACATCTACGACGGTACTTTTTCCGGGACCCTTACGTCCGGCGACGGCGTGACCACAGCACTCCTGAAACGACACGGCATTACCGTTACTTCGCTGTAGTTTCTACCGACGGTGTTTAACCCGCGTTCAAGAAATTAGACATCGAACCTGTTGTCCAATATCGGGACTCCGCATCAATGACTCACCGACAAGCATCGCCTGCACATTTGCTTCCCGCAGCCTCGTAACGTCTTCACGCGAATAGATACCACTTTCACTTACCACAACCCTGTCCGTCGGGATAGTCTCACGTAATCGGAACGTTGTTGCGATGTCCGTTTCAAACGTGTGCAAATTTCGGTTGTTGATACCGATAATCTGCGCATCAACGTCCAACGCGATAGCCAATTCTTCTTGTGTATGTACCTCCACCAGACACGCCAGCGACAACGACTCAGCGACATCCATAAACGTCCGCAATTCTGGTGCTGTCAGTGCTGCTACAATTAGTAAGATAGCATCCGCCCCGGCGACGCGCGCTTGATAGATGTGGTAAGCATCAATCGTGAAATCTTTTCTGAGCAGTGGTACGTCAACGACATCTCGAATTGCGCACAAATAGGCGAGTTCGCCTGAAAAAAAATGTTTGTCCGTGAGCACAGAAATGGCAGCAGCACCGTTTTCAACGTAGGTTTCGGCAATTGACACCGGATCGAAGTCTTCACGGATAATGCCTTTACTCGGTGATTTCTTCTTCACCTCTGCGATAAGCTTAACAGCATCGCTACCCGTAATGGCATCACGGCTTTTGACAGCAAGTTTTGGCTTGCAAGCTGCGCCAAAATCCCGCGTTGGTGGTAGGTTCTTAACCTCTGATTCCAACTTCGTAAGCGGCACCTGTGCCTGTTCAGCTGCTAACTCTTTCCGTTTATGTGCGATGATTGTGTCTAATATCAATGCGTTATCCCTCACCCATAATAGGCTAATTGTTGGACACCAACTTCAGACCTTCTAACTTCGCGAGTGCCTCGCCTGAGTCGATGGATTCCGATGCAAGTGCGATACCCGCATCAAGGCTATCTGCCTTCCCACCTGCAACAATTGCCGCGCCAGCGTTTAGCACAACAATATCGCGCTTGGGTCCTCGTTCGCCTTTCAGCATATTCACTATGATTTCAGCGTTCTCCTCTGGCGCACCGCCCAAGAGTGCATCAGGTTCCGTTTTCGGAATTCCGAGTGTTGT is drawn from Candidatus Poribacteria bacterium and contains these coding sequences:
- the rbsK gene encoding ribokinase; this encodes MNHTTPKVTVVGSLNVDLVCHATHRPNKGETLIGDAFDIFTGGKGFNQATAAARLGAEVTLIGSVGADLFGDMLLTATANEHIDSRFVTKRTNVGTGVATIVIEPDGDNSIIVVPRANMALTTADIDAAADWIADADVLLLQLETPIAASEHAAAIAKRHDTRVILNPAPAQPLPDSLLRYVDILTPNQSETELLSRLKVSNHEEACRAAEVLRARMVDTVDAAVVLTLGEQGALMLTATSSEHISALPVEPVDTTGAGDAFCGALATALASGETLHSAVAFANAAGAAAVTVTGATPSMPTRAKIECLLESEK
- a CDS encoding tetratricopeptide repeat protein, whose product is MKKTVLNPTFIVLIVCLGFNTSFLQISSAAEKWESNMRKDFSKMLREKKKPAEKHRELILKWQKEGRLSTLLTLYTAANENRQAQEPSSAKIEAAFYYGLGYVHALQATETGEELNTAITYLQRALEINPDLFWARFNLGGIYQEQGKDELALAEFESCIDLNPSYYPVYYRIGEIHLKRQHYPEALHAFESARKLNRKWEYPQYGIGLVYFAQGEIDRAREAFENITRQKKKFAPAYFKLGQVLAMEGFFDDALKEYAKGSQHQDYSGQVLYELAVIFDEKGNTDGAIRLYQRTIEVEPTHAKAHFALGEVLYASGDTVTAVQHYLQALALTPSITDTFYEPLEPYFAGLMTPDEAMPLLEKAMLVLPDDPRSHFYAGIIKADVGNIEKAIEHYEKTLEIIEADASYLQIELTLGNLNDVYFKLGELYHQQGDVNTAVAYFKRALELNPELADRFITQGQRAFDAGNYQEAIEPLNTHLLLFPEDISATYLLGQSYEADSDTDSALVFYERTLALDPQRPDVLLKMAHIYRGREAHQQAVNTLQRIIEIAPETTEAHYLLALSYLSLKQPDDALSAFLATVRLRPDDVAAHYHAAIVFEQKGEIDNAIAHYEKTITLDTTLLENDIGRSLQTPLPGVEATEAEPFFRLGAIYRERNDEDNIIRVYQPALEIEPAHPELHHLLAVIFEKRDEREDAIRYYGLANQYNPEKFDWHYSYARVLDRHAETLGDDYHKHAEMAVTEYTTTIALNPDYIDAYFYRGMLTLRYRQIGKTLYRYSQILEDFRQVAEFQPRNREANYQLGVIYLEIDRHRLAKEVFKKMLSYAPKYRGIHLHLGQIAEWEQMWKQAIQHYEAEAALIQQPPEESDDIAVKTYQRLGNLYYAHALDYNAAKETLEKALALDDTHVQTLLNYGNNLFSMDLLGAAAEQFERVIQLEPGNLTANYNLALMYEYTEKSAQAKAQWQRFLDLDPPEQWKNEAKKHLNQ
- a CDS encoding biotin--[acetyl-CoA-carboxylase] ligase — protein: MDVTHLRATLQTAFIGCQIEHHTQVASTNDIGITRGKTGAAEGTLIIAEHQTAGRGRYGRKWSAPPRKSLLVSVVLRHRLLRDQVALPNLIGAIAIAQALRTTHKLDARIKVPNDVRIKGKKVAGVLTELAYDDQQHPFFVLGFGVNVNSTLEDFPPELRETATSVRIAAARMGNQDAEICRTSLLQIILCQLEKTYQQLKTGETDLIMRQFEALQERTSHEDDR
- a CDS encoding DUF523 domain-containing protein; translated protein: MKTIVSACLLGVRCRYDGGDSQNETAMKQKETSELIPVCPEESGGLPTPRPPAEIVGGDGEDVLNGKAKVMTVDGRDVTDAYLKGAHHALQVAQAHGATQVILKARSPSCGCGDIYDGTFSGTLTSGDGVTTALLKRHGITVTSL
- the trpC gene encoding indole-3-glycerol phosphate synthase TrpC, yielding MILDTIIAHKRKELAAEQAQVPLTKLESEVKNLPPTRDFGAACKPKLAVKSRDAITGSDAVKLIAEVKKKSPSKGIIREDFDPVSIAETYVENGAAAISVLTDKHFFSGELAYLCAIRDVVDVPLLRKDFTIDAYHIYQARVAGADAILLIVAALTAPELRTFMDVAESLSLACLVEVHTQEELAIALDVDAQIIGINNRNLHTFETDIATTFRLRETIPTDRVVVSESGIYSREDVTRLREANVQAMLVGESLMRSPDIGQQVRCLIS